From Alloacidobacterium dinghuense:
GCCGGGTTTTGCTCGCGATGAGCCGGAAGACGCGCTCGGGCAGGTGTTGAAGCTGCCACCGTGGCTTGAAAAGTATCGTGCGGAGATCGAAGGCGACCTGCCGAAGCTCCACCATCCAAACTTTGCGATGGAAAGGCAGCTATGACCGCAACCGACACGTTCATTTACCGGTTTGTTCCAGTCGAGAATAGCAAGCGTACGCTGCTGGTGCTGCATGGTACGGGCGGCAATGAAGATGATCTGTTGCCCGTGGGCCGCATGCTCGATCCGGAGAGCGCGCTGCTGAGCCCGCGCGGGAAGGTGCTGGAAAACGGAGCGCCGCGATTTTTCCGCCGACTGCGTGAAGGCGTCTTCGATGAAGAAGACGTGATCCGGCGCGCAAATGAGCTGGCGGATTTCGTTGCTGGCGCCGTCAAAGAGAATGGATTGAATGCTTCGCAAATTGTTGCCATCGGCTACTCCAATGGAGCCAACATCGCGTCGGCCATGATGCTGTTGCGACCGGAGATTCTTCGCGGCGCGGTGCTGCTGCGTGGGCAGGTGCCGCTGGTTCCGGAAAAGGTGCCCGATCTTGCCGGCAAGTCCGTGTTTTTGTCGTCGGGAAAATTCGACCCGATTGTCGACGCCGAAAATGCGGGCCAGCTTGCAGAGATGTTGAAGAAGGCCGGGGCTGATGTTACGCACAAGCTGCTGCCGAGCGGGCATGAGCTTACGCGCGTGGATATTGATGACGCGCGTGAGTGGCTTTCGCGGTTGGCTTGATTATTCCGTAATTCCTAATTTGGCGAAGAATCTCAGCGATTTGTCTGGCTGACATCGCTGAGATTCTTCCTCCCTCTGGTCGTCAGAATGACGGCTCTCTGAAATTTGATGGAATAAGGACAGAGAGATTCTTCCTCCCTTCGGTCGTCAGAATGACGGCGTTTTATTAGATCAGTGAAATAACGACAGATCGATGGCGTCGCCCATGGCTTTGTATCCGGCGTCTTTCGGGTGGAGGTGATCGCCCGAATCATAGTCGGGCAGGAACTGGTCAGGATGCGCAGGGTCTTGCGTGATCTTGTCGAAGTCAATGACGCCATCGAAGACACCGCTGGTCGTGATCCACTGGTTGTAGGCTTGCCGGACTTGCTCGCCTTGCGGCGATGAGTAGCCCGTGGGCAGATACGGAGTCAGCGTTGCGCCGAAGACCTTGATGCCGTGCTGGTGCGCGCGGGTGACGAGTTGAGACAGGCCGAAGATCAGATCGTCGGCGGTGATCTTGTCGCCTGGCTCGTGCGGTTCTTTGAGGCGGCCAATGTCATTGATGCCTTCGAGGATGATGAGATACTTGACGCCGGTCTGCGCAATTACGTCGCGATCGAAGCGGGCGAGCGCGCTTGGGCCGTAGCCATCGTGAAGGACGCGGTTGCCGCCAATGCCTTGATTGAGCACGCCGAGGTTTGCGGTCTTCTTGTCGGCCTGCAGGCGGGCGGCGAGAACGTCCGGCCAGCGATGATTCGCATCGCGCGTTGAGTCCGCGCCGTCGGTGATGGAGTCGCCGAAGGTCACGATCGCTGCGGCTTTGTCAGTGGCGTTGGTACGCACGTCAATTCCTTTGACGAAGCACCAGGCGTAGATGGGGCTGGAATTGTCTGCGGTTGGTGCGGACGTCGCGTCGCCTCTGAGCATGTAGTTGGTTGAATCGCCGAAGGAGTGGCAGGTGGTGTTGCGAATGCGCTGCTCGGGGAAATACACGCTCACGACGAGGTCGGAGAGCGGAGCGGGCTCCATGTTCACCGGGTCGCTGAGGATGAATGCTCCGGCAGGAACCTCAGCTGTGGGCCTTCCGTTGAAAGTGAGCGCATGATCCGAATTCGCCTGAATCGATCCGCCGCCTGCGCTGACTGCGATATGCGCACTGCCCACGGTGAGCGGGTCTGTGCCGAATTCGTTGGTGAGTTGCACCCGCACGGCTGAGCCGCCCAGGCTGATGTGCACGATGTTGCGATAGGTAGAGTTGGCGGGGCTCGGCTGGCCGTCATTCACGACAGCGCCTACGGGCGAAGCTGCCCACGTTCCCACCCAGTTTGCAGCCGGTGTCTGAGCAAAGGCCGCAATACTGCCAAACCCCAGGAAAGCTAACGCAAGAAATTTCCGATGCATGTATCCCTCAGAAAGGAAATGTATTTTTCGTTTGGGATGAGTGTACGGTCTTCTGGGCCAAAGATGGCCCGATGAATCGAAGAAGATTGACAATCCATATTCAAACGTTTGAAATTGCCAAATCACAGGAATTAGAGATCTCACTTCGGAGCGAACGGCTTGCAACGATCGATCTTCGCCGCCCTTGTCGTCTTTGCTGTTTCTCTTTCCGCCCAGACGATTCATGTCAGCACGGCGCCCGCTGACCAAACCAACAGCTTTGTCCCGACGGAGACCCTGGGCGCGGGCGTCGACCGAATTCCGCGTGAGGCCTTCGAGAAGGACCTGGTGCCGGAGACGATTGCGGCCACGCTCGCTTCCGGCTGGCAGACGGTCACGTATCGCCAGAACACTGAGCTTGCCATCCAGGCATGGCACTGGAATCCGAAAGGCACATGGAGCGATCCGAGCGGCAAGGGGTATTTCACCGGTTCGACTGAGCTGGGCGACCCGATACGTCACTCCTACGGTTACGTATTGCCGCACCGCGGCGTTACTCGGAATGACGGAACCGGTAATACCGGATATTCACGGCTGACGGACGGTGACCCGGAGACCTATTGGAAGAGCAATCCTTATCTGACGCAGCGCTTTACCGGCGAAGACGATTCGCTGCATCCGCAGTGGGTCATCATGGACCTGAATGCAAATCAGCTTGTCGATACGATTCGCATTGACTGGGCAGAGCCGTTTGCAACGCACTATGTTGTTCAGTACTGGACCACCGACGCGGACCCGGTTCACGCGCCAACGCGCGGCGTTTGGCAGACCTTTCCGCACGCTGAGATCACTGACGGAAAAGGAGGACCGGCAACGATTCGCCTTGCGTCCTCTCCGATGCCGGTGCGATATGTGCGTATTCTCATGACGGCGTCGTCGAATACCTGCGATACGCATGGCTCGTCTGATCCACGTAACTGTGTCGGTTACGCAATTCGTGAGTTGGCACTCGGGACTACGTCGGCAGATGGCCAGTTTCACGATCTTGTGCGTCACACGCCCGATCAGGAGCAGACTGCGACGATTTGTTCCTCCATCGACCCGTGGCACGAGCCGGACAACCTGGAGAGCACATTTGAGTCGCAGATCGGCTTTGATTTTTTCTATACCAGCGGCATTACGCGCGGGCTGCCGGCGATGATTCCGGTGGCAATGCTCTATGACACGCCTGAGAATGCTGTGGCGGAAATCAGTTACATCGAGAAGCGCCAGTATCCGATCTCGTATGTCGAGATGGGAGAGGAAGCTGATGGGCAGTTCATGCTTCCGGAGGATTACGCTGCGCTATACCTGCAGTGGGCTATGGCGCTGCATCGCGTCGATCCGGCGCTGAAGCTGGGAGGCCCGGCATTTACAGGTGAGAACAAGGACATCGAAGTGTGGCCGGACGAGCAGGGGCGTACTTCGTGGACGGGGCGGTTTCTTGATTATCTGCGGCAGCATCAGCGGATGAGCGATCTGGCGTTCTTTTCGTTCGAGCATTATCCGTACGAGCCGTGCAAGATCAGCTGGAGCAGTCTTTACGAGGAGCCAACGCTGATGAGCCACATTATGCAGGTGTGGCGGGATGATGGACTGCCCGCGAATGTGCCCATGTTTGTCACCGAGTCGAATCTGTCATCGGCGACCAGCGAGACGTACATGGACATCTTCAGCGGGATCTGGCTGGCGGACTACATTGGCTCGTTTCTGACCGCTGGCGGCAAAGGCGTTTACTACTTCCATTACCTTCCACTGCAACTGGAGCGGGGCTGTAACGATTCGGCTGGGACGTTTGGCATGTTTACGGTCGATGCTGATTACAAGATCAAGCAGCGGCTGGCACAGTTCTTTGCGAGCCAGATGATTACGCAGCAGTGGGTGCAGCCGGGGAATGGACAGCACCATGTTTATCCTGCGACCAGCGTGGTGGATGATGGCGCTGGGCATTCGCTGGTGACGACGTATGCTCTGGAACGGCCTGACGGCGAATGGTCGCTGATGATCGTCAACCGCGACCAGTTCAATCCGCACACTGTGCACGTTGATTTTGATGGGGCTTCGCATGCCGCGAGCCATTTCACCGGTACCGTACACGTTGCGCGCTTTGGCCGCGATCAATATCAATGGCATGCGCGGAGCAAGGACTTCACGGCGCATCTTCCTGAAAAAGAGGATCGACCAGCGGTCATCTTTACACCCGGCAAGGCTGATCCTGACGGTCCGATTCTGGAGTCGACGGAAGAGGCCAACGCCAATACGCAGTTCGATCTCCCTGCGGCGTCGATCACGGTGATTCGCGGCAAGATCGCATTAAAATAGAGGTAAGGACCTGAGTCCATAAATGAAGTTGAAATTACCCGAAGGACAGTTCAAGGCTTATCTCTTTGACTGTGATGGCACCATTGCCGATTCGATGCCGCTGCACTATATCGCATGGAAGAAGGCGCTCGGCGAGTGGGGCTGCGACTTTGACGAAGATCTGTTTTATGCGTGGGGCGGCCTGTCGGTGGCGAAGATCATTTCTACACTGAATGAGCAGCGTGGCCTCAACATGCCTGTGGCCGAGGTGGAGCATCGGAAAGAGAGCCTTTACTACGATCTATTGCCGCAGCTTACGGCTGTGCCTGAGGTTCTGGAGCATATCGAAGCTCAATACGGGCGGATTCCGTTTGCTGTGGTTTCGGGGAGCACGCGCGAATCGGTGACGGCTTCGTTGGCGGCGCTCCATCTGCTGGATCGCTTTGAGACGATGGTCTGCGCTGGCGATTATAAGAAGGGCAAACCGGATCCGGAGATCTTTTTGCTGGCTGCTGAGAGGCTGGGTGTGGCGCCTCAGGATTGTCTTGTGTTTGAGGATGCAGAGTTAGGGATTCAGGGAGCGACTGCTGCGGGCATGGCTTCTGTTAGGGTTCCGCTGCCCCATGAACGGGCGGTGGCGCTCAAATAACGAATTTCACTCAGGCGAGTCCAAACACCGTCGAGGCTAGATGGTCAGGAAAGCAAGAAGGTTTTGGATCGTCCTGCTGGTGTTGCTCGTGGCCCAAGGGAGCAGTCTGGCTGAGCAGCCGGAGGAATCGGCGCATCGCCAGGGGCCGCATGACTTGGAAGGATGGACGCTGAATTCCTCTATCCCTGATCACCCGGGTGAGAAGTTTCCATTCACGCTCGTGATTGCGCGTCGAGGACGTATCATCCGGAAGATTTCCGGCGATCCGTTCGTCTGGACGTGGCTGTTCTGGGCCGATGGCAGCCAGGTAGCGTTTGAATCCGGCCCGCTGCATTTCGGCATGTCTTGTGTTCTGGCTGATATTTCTACTGGCCGTCAGCTGGCTCGTTATGACTGCTTCAGTGGCCTGCCGGACGACGCTCCTGACTGGGCGAAGGCGCTTGAATCGTCTGAATAGCCCCCCTTCCAGGAAAACGGCGACAAACCTGTACAAAAAATGCTACGATCACGGGTTTCGCTTGTTTCATTTTTTCGCATCGGAGTTATCGATATGAGTTCTCAGGCAAGCGCCGCGGCTGCGGTGCCGGACGTAACCACTTATCCCTTCAAGCTTACCGACGAGCAGGAGCACCTGCGCCGTGAGGTCCGCGATTTTGCACAGCGCGAAATAGCCCCCAACGTCATGAAGTGGGACGAGGCCAGCGAGTTTCCTGCTGACGTCGTGAAGCAGCTTGGGCAGATGGGACTGATGGGGATGATCTTTCCCGTGGAGTATGGCGGCGCGGGCCTGGGCTATGTCGATTACATGACGGCGATTGAAGAGCTGTCGGCTGTCGACGGTTCAGTGGGCATCATCGTTGCCGCACACAATTCGCTTTGCTCGAACCACATTTTTCTTGCTGGAAATGAAGATCAGAGGCGGAAGTACATTCCGAAGCTCGCCGGCGGCGAATGGCTGGGCGCATGGGGGCTGACCGAGCCAAATTCCGGCTCAGATGCGGCTGGCGCCAAGACGACTGCGGTTCGCAAGGGCGACAAGTGGGTGCTGAACGGTAACAAGACGTTCATCACCAATGGCCACTATGCGGATGTGGCCGTGGTGATCGCCGTAACGGACAAGACGCAGGGTACGCATGGACTCTCGGCGTTTGTGGTGGAGAAGGGGACATCGGGATTTCGTCCGGGGAAGAAAGAAAACAAACTGGGACTGCGGGCCAGCGATACCTCGGAATTGATTTTTGAGGACTGCGAGATTCCGGCGGAGAATCTGCTGGGGAAGCTGGGCGAAGGATTTGTCGACTCGATGCGTGTCCTCGATGGCGGTCGCGTGTCGATTGCTGCGTTGTCGCTCGGGATTGCGCGCGGTGCGCTGGAGGCGAGTTTGCATTACGTGAAAGAGCGCAGGCAGTTCGGAAAGGCTATCGCGGAATTTCAGGGCGTGCAGTGGAAGCTCGCCGATATGGCCACGGAACTCGATGCGGCGCGTTTGCTGACGCTGCGGGCTGCGGTTTTGAAGGATGCAGGGCAGCGGGTGACGCGGGAATCGTCGATGGCAAAGCTCTATGCGAGCGAAGTGGCGGTTCGCATCTGCGACGAGGCTGTGCAACTGCATGGCGGTTATGGCTTTATAAAGGATTACCCGGCAGAGAAGTTTTATCGCGACGTGAAGCTCTGCACCATCGGCGAAGGCACGAGCGAGATTCAGCGCATGGTGATCGCCCGCGAGATTCTCAAGGTGATGCCGTCGCGCGGTTAAGAAGCCGTGCGCAATTTATGATTGCTTGCGTAGATGAGCAAAACTCTCCCGAGTGTTGAGTCCGATGTAACACAAATGATCGAGCGCCTTCGTTCCGGCGATGTGCGTGCTCTTGCGCGTGCGGTTTCGCTGGTGGAGAACGATGCGCCGTCTGCGACGGAGGTCTTATCGACCTGCTTTCCCTTCAGCGGACGCGCTCTGCGCATCGGCGTTACGGGTGCTCCGGGTGTGGGGAAGAGCACGATCGTGGACAAACTGGCGCGGCATTACCGCGGCGCGGGTGTCACGGTTGGCGTGATCGCAGTGGATCCCACGAGCCCTTTTACTGGCGGCGCGATTCTTGGCGATCGTATTCGCATGCAGGAGAATCTGGGTGATCCGGGATTCTACGTGCGCAGCATGGCGACGCGCGGATCGCTTGGTGGGCTTGCGCGGACGACGGCTGATGTTGCCTCAGTGATTGAAGCCAGCGGCAAGGATGTGATCCTGATTGAGACGGTTGGCGTAGGTCAGGACGAGATCGATATTGTGCGGCTTTCCGACGTCACCATCGTGGTGCTGGTGCCGGGCATGGGCGACGATGTGCAGAGTCTCAAGGCCGGCATCATGGAGATCGCCGATCTGTTCGTTGTGAACAAGGCTGACCGCGAAGGCGCGGATCGCGTGGAAAAAGAGGTACGCGCCATGCAGTCGCTGGCGACAAGTCACGGCGACTGGATTCCGCCAGTGGTGAAGACGATCGCATCGACCGGTGAGGGAATCGATCGATTGACCGACGCGATCGCGCAGATGAAACAATGGTTAGAAGCGGATGGACGATTGGAAGTCCGACGCAGGAAGTACTGGCGTGAACGTATTACAGAGATGATGCGGAATGCATTGATGCGCGAGTTGCGTGAGCATGGGCTAAGTGATGTGGAACTCGATGCGCTGGCAGAGCGCGTCGCCAGCAAGCAGGAGGATCCGTACCGGCTGGTGCCCGAGCTGGTGGCACGGGTAGTAAGGGCGTAGAAGCCAGCATTCGCATCCGAACATAGATAAAAAGCAGATCCTTCCGCTTCCCCTTCACTCCGTTCAGGGTCAGCGTCAGGATGACAATTCCGATAGAGTTAAGAGTTTTTATGACGAAGATCGATCATCTTGGAATTGCGGTGAAGAGCATTGCTGCTGCGCGCGGACTTTACGAGTCGTTGGGGCTGCACATCGTGCAGGAAGAAACGGTTGAGCACGAGAAGGTGCGTGTGGCGATGATTCCCGTCGATGAGAGCCGCATCGAACTGCTCGAGCCGACTGCGGATGACTCGCCTGTGGGAAAGTTCCTTGCGAAACGTGGTGAAGGGCTGCATCATGTGGCGCTGCATGTCGATGACATCTCGGCCACGCTTGAGGCGCTGAAGGCTAAGGGCGCTCGACTTATATCGGATGAAATACAGATTGGCGCAGGCGGTCATCTGTACTTCTTCGTGCATCCGTCGAGCGCTGGAGGCGTGCTGCTTGAAATCTGTCAGGATCCAATCTCGTACGTATAAATGCTGTTAGCAATCGACACATGTGGGAACACGGGAACCATCGCGCTCGCCCTCAGAGAAGGCGAATCTATGATGGTGATAGGAACGGCGGAGCTTGCGGGTAAGACTTATTCCGCCATGCTGGTGCCGCGTCTGCGTGAACTGTTCGAGGCGCATCACGTGGACCGGCAGCACATCGAGGCAATCGTTGTCGTCAATGGGCCGGGCAGTTTTACCGGGGTGCGCGTTGGCTTGAGTGCGGTGAAGGGTCTGGCTGAAGTCTTGGCCACGCCTATTATTGCTGTGTCGCGACTGCAGGTGCTAGCGCACAAGGAACAGAAACGGTTTGCGGCGCTCGATGCCGGCCGGGGAGAGTTCTACTTTCGCGACGACAATCCGGGGGCGCCGAGCGAAGCGCTTCTGACTTTAGGCGAATTGCGTGATGCGGCGCCGGCTGCTTCCGAGTTGGTGGTATGCGAAGAGAAAGTGGCTGCGGCGTTTCCTGAAGCGTGCCTGGTGACTGCGCCTACGGCTACCGATGCGCTGGCTGTTGCGCTGCCTCGGCTACGGGCCGGCGACTTCGACGATCTCGCCTCGCTCGACGGAAACTACCTGCGCCGTTCCGATGCCGAGCTGTTCGCCAGAAAACCCGAAGCGGTCGCGGGAAAGACACAAAGCGCATGAGCTGGATCATTCGCCGTATG
This genomic window contains:
- a CDS encoding alpha/beta hydrolase, translated to MTATDTFIYRFVPVENSKRTLLVLHGTGGNEDDLLPVGRMLDPESALLSPRGKVLENGAPRFFRRLREGVFDEEDVIRRANELADFVAGAVKENGLNASQIVAIGYSNGANIASAMMLLRPEILRGAVLLRGQVPLVPEKVPDLAGKSVFLSSGKFDPIVDAENAGQLAEMLKKAGADVTHKLLPSGHELTRVDIDDAREWLSRLA
- a CDS encoding SGNH/GDSL hydrolase family protein: MHRKFLALAFLGFGSIAAFAQTPAANWVGTWAASPVGAVVNDGQPSPANSTYRNIVHISLGGSAVRVQLTNEFGTDPLTVGSAHIAVSAGGGSIQANSDHALTFNGRPTAEVPAGAFILSDPVNMEPAPLSDLVVSVYFPEQRIRNTTCHSFGDSTNYMLRGDATSAPTADNSSPIYAWCFVKGIDVRTNATDKAAAIVTFGDSITDGADSTRDANHRWPDVLAARLQADKKTANLGVLNQGIGGNRVLHDGYGPSALARFDRDVIAQTGVKYLIILEGINDIGRLKEPHEPGDKITADDLIFGLSQLVTRAHQHGIKVFGATLTPYLPTGYSSPQGEQVRQAYNQWITTSGVFDGVIDFDKITQDPAHPDQFLPDYDSGDHLHPKDAGYKAMGDAIDLSLFH
- a CDS encoding discoidin domain-containing protein; its protein translation is MQRSIFAALVVFAVSLSAQTIHVSTAPADQTNSFVPTETLGAGVDRIPREAFEKDLVPETIAATLASGWQTVTYRQNTELAIQAWHWNPKGTWSDPSGKGYFTGSTELGDPIRHSYGYVLPHRGVTRNDGTGNTGYSRLTDGDPETYWKSNPYLTQRFTGEDDSLHPQWVIMDLNANQLVDTIRIDWAEPFATHYVVQYWTTDADPVHAPTRGVWQTFPHAEITDGKGGPATIRLASSPMPVRYVRILMTASSNTCDTHGSSDPRNCVGYAIRELALGTTSADGQFHDLVRHTPDQEQTATICSSIDPWHEPDNLESTFESQIGFDFFYTSGITRGLPAMIPVAMLYDTPENAVAEISYIEKRQYPISYVEMGEEADGQFMLPEDYAALYLQWAMALHRVDPALKLGGPAFTGENKDIEVWPDEQGRTSWTGRFLDYLRQHQRMSDLAFFSFEHYPYEPCKISWSSLYEEPTLMSHIMQVWRDDGLPANVPMFVTESNLSSATSETYMDIFSGIWLADYIGSFLTAGGKGVYYFHYLPLQLERGCNDSAGTFGMFTVDADYKIKQRLAQFFASQMITQQWVQPGNGQHHVYPATSVVDDGAGHSLVTTYALERPDGEWSLMIVNRDQFNPHTVHVDFDGASHAASHFTGTVHVARFGRDQYQWHARSKDFTAHLPEKEDRPAVIFTPGKADPDGPILESTEEANANTQFDLPAASITVIRGKIALK
- a CDS encoding HAD family hydrolase encodes the protein MKLKLPEGQFKAYLFDCDGTIADSMPLHYIAWKKALGEWGCDFDEDLFYAWGGLSVAKIISTLNEQRGLNMPVAEVEHRKESLYYDLLPQLTAVPEVLEHIEAQYGRIPFAVVSGSTRESVTASLAALHLLDRFETMVCAGDYKKGKPDPEIFLLAAERLGVAPQDCLVFEDAELGIQGATAAGMASVRVPLPHERAVALK
- a CDS encoding acyl-CoA dehydrogenase, with protein sequence MSSQASAAAAVPDVTTYPFKLTDEQEHLRREVRDFAQREIAPNVMKWDEASEFPADVVKQLGQMGLMGMIFPVEYGGAGLGYVDYMTAIEELSAVDGSVGIIVAAHNSLCSNHIFLAGNEDQRRKYIPKLAGGEWLGAWGLTEPNSGSDAAGAKTTAVRKGDKWVLNGNKTFITNGHYADVAVVIAVTDKTQGTHGLSAFVVEKGTSGFRPGKKENKLGLRASDTSELIFEDCEIPAENLLGKLGEGFVDSMRVLDGGRVSIAALSLGIARGALEASLHYVKERRQFGKAIAEFQGVQWKLADMATELDAARLLTLRAAVLKDAGQRVTRESSMAKLYASEVAVRICDEAVQLHGGYGFIKDYPAEKFYRDVKLCTIGEGTSEIQRMVIAREILKVMPSRG
- the meaB gene encoding methylmalonyl Co-A mutase-associated GTPase MeaB: MSKTLPSVESDVTQMIERLRSGDVRALARAVSLVENDAPSATEVLSTCFPFSGRALRIGVTGAPGVGKSTIVDKLARHYRGAGVTVGVIAVDPTSPFTGGAILGDRIRMQENLGDPGFYVRSMATRGSLGGLARTTADVASVIEASGKDVILIETVGVGQDEIDIVRLSDVTIVVLVPGMGDDVQSLKAGIMEIADLFVVNKADREGADRVEKEVRAMQSLATSHGDWIPPVVKTIASTGEGIDRLTDAIAQMKQWLEADGRLEVRRRKYWRERITEMMRNALMRELREHGLSDVELDALAERVASKQEDPYRLVPELVARVVRA
- the mce gene encoding methylmalonyl-CoA epimerase → MTKIDHLGIAVKSIAAARGLYESLGLHIVQEETVEHEKVRVAMIPVDESRIELLEPTADDSPVGKFLAKRGEGLHHVALHVDDISATLEALKAKGARLISDEIQIGAGGHLYFFVHPSSAGGVLLEICQDPISYV
- the tsaB gene encoding tRNA (adenosine(37)-N6)-threonylcarbamoyltransferase complex dimerization subunit type 1 TsaB, giving the protein MLLAIDTCGNTGTIALALREGESMMVIGTAELAGKTYSAMLVPRLRELFEAHHVDRQHIEAIVVVNGPGSFTGVRVGLSAVKGLAEVLATPIIAVSRLQVLAHKEQKRFAALDAGRGEFYFRDDNPGAPSEALLTLGELRDAAPAASELVVCEEKVAAAFPEACLVTAPTATDALAVALPRLRAGDFDDLASLDGNYLRRSDAELFARKPEAVAGKTQSA